From the genome of Candidatus Manganitrophaceae bacterium:
ACCTTTTGGGGATGACATTGCCGTCCCTGGGAGTTCAACCGGCTCCAAAACAGGTCAATCTTAAAGCGGTTGCCGATACTCCCGAAATGGAGCCACAAGAAGAGCGATCCGGTCCGATTGGACCGACCGATCAAAAAGTGACGGAGGCGGAAGCTCCCTCAAAACAGGTCAGCCGATCGGATTCATCTGGATCGGACCGCCCGTCGAGCGCCTCTGCACTCATTAAAGAGGAGGTTCCGCCCCTGATCTCGGGAGAGGCCCACTCTCAGAAGGCGGCGGCGCATCCCGGTTCAGCCCCTTCGGCCACGCCGGAGGGAGCTTCCCCAACCGGGTTTCATTCTTTCCTCAAAGCCGAATCGGTCCCTGCGACGGGAAAAGAAAATAACTTGCTTTCGACCTCTTCCGATACAGGTCAGGAGCGATCCGAAGGGGCCGGAACGGAAAAGAGATCGAAGGGATCGGAGAGTGTTCCGCTATTTGCGAATGAGATGACAACGAACCTTACCGCGCTTTCCCCTTCCACGGTTCACGCGAATGATCGGATCGAAAACGGCGTCCGACCGTCCGATTCGGTCCAGTCAAAAGGGACGCCCGGTCTCGCGCCCCCGGAGGGGCTGCCGGATGGAAGACAGCTTCTTCACCAAATTGCCGAGAAATGGACCTTGTCTCACGGGAAAGATGAACACTCCTTCCGACTCCGGCTGGAGCCGGAAACGCTCGGGACGCTTCAGATCGATATCTCCGTTCGGCAAGAGCGGGTTGTGGCGGAGGTAGTGACGAAGCATCCCTATGTCAAGGCGATTTTGGAAGGGAATCAGGAGTTGCTCAGGGGCACGCTCGCCGATCAGGGATTGAAGGTCGATCGATTTTCGGTCAGCCTCGGGAATCCCGGCCAGGCTTCGCTCGGCTGGGAAAATCAGCTCCGACAGCGTGGAACGGACGCTCCGTTTTATGGATCGGGGGCCTCTCTTTTTTCGGCTGAGGGGGGGGAGATCTCTGCCGACCAACGGTGGATGATCCAAGAGGCGCGAGGCGCGATCAATATCTATATATGAAGAGAGGGGATTCTCGTTATCAATCAAGGAATGAGCGACATTTTTGGGAGGAAACCGATGGCAATTAATGCAACACAGGCAACACAGACCACACCGCCGACACAATCGACGGCGGTCACACAGGCCGTCAATCAACTCGGCGCAGACACTTTCTTAAGGCTGCTGACGGCGCAATTGCAATTCCAGGATCCGCTGCAGCCGATGGACAGCACACAATTTGTCACGCAGCTCGCCCAGTTCAGCCAGGTGGAGAAGGCGGTCGACATGAACAAGAGCATTGGAACGCTCACGCAATATATGGCCTCGATCAATAATTACAGCGCGGCCGGCCTGATTGGCAAGAATGTTCAGGTGGAGGGGAGCACGATTCCGGTCAATGGAAATACATCACCGACCTTAAGCTATCAATTGGGTGGAGATGCAAAACAGGTCTTGATTCAGATCTCCGATAGGGAGGGAAATGTCGTCCGATCCCTCCGAGCGGGCGCGCAGCCAGCAGGATTACAAACCGTGACCTGGAACGGTCTCGATGACCAGGGAAATCGGCTGCCGAGCGGCGAATATACCCTTAACGTGGCTGCGGTGGACGGCAGCGGACAACCGGTCCAGGCGACGACCTATACCCACGGGCAGGTGACCGGCGTGACGTTCGAGAACAACATCGCTTATCTGATGGTGAACGGCGCGCGGGTGCCGGCGTCGGGCGTATTGCGGATCGATAACTAAGAAAAACAGGAGGTAAATGAAATGGCCATTTTAACGTCTCTTTTTTCAAGCGTCAGCGGGATCAATGCCTTCGGAACCGGCCTTTCGGTCGTCAGCAATAATATCGCGAACATGGCGACCGTCGGTTTTAAAGACAGCAGCATCGCCTTCGCCGATGTGATTGGAGGAAACTTAAGCGGGGCGTCGAGCGGATCCGAAGTAGGACATGGGGTTTCTGTGAACAGTATCCGAAGCCAGTTTACCCAGGGCTCGTTCGAGACGACCGGCAATGGCCTCGACCTGGCGCTCGATGGAGATGGATTCTTTCAATTGCAATCGCCAGCGGGTGCGGAAGCCTTCACGCGCGCCGGGCTTTTCAGTGTCAATAAAGACGGATTTATCGTAAATCCGGACGGTCTCTTTCTCCAGGGGTATCAGGCCGACCCCACCGGCAATCTCAGCGGCCAGGTGGGGAATCTTAATGTGCCCTCCACGACGTTTCCCCCGCAAGCAACCACCGCACTGGACCTGGTGGCTAATATTGATTCCCGTGCGACGGCCCCCGCTGCTTTCGACGTAAACAATCCGACGACCACTTCCAATTTCTCGACGAGCCTCAGCGTCTTCGATTCGTTGGGGAATGGCCATTTGGTCTCCGTTTATTTCAGGAAGGATGCGCCCGTGGTGCCGGCGCCGAGCGGGGGGAATACCTGGCAGTGGTTCGCGGTCGTTAATGCGAACGATTCGGCCAGCGGAACTGCACAGATCCAGGCACAGGGGACATTGACCTTCACGCCGAATGGTGAGCTTGATACGGAGGCCACCGGCGTTTCTCCCACCGGCGGTTTCGACTTTTCCGGAGGGGCGGCACAGAATCAGGCGATCAGCCTCGATTTCGGCAACAGCATCACCACGGACGGTGGAACCGGGATGGACGGCGTCACCCAATTCGGATCGACGTCGGCGGTCCTCAACCAGATACAAGATGGGTATGGCTCCGGATCGCTTCAGCGGATCTCCGTCAACAACGACGGGTTGATCACCGGTCTATTCACCAACGGGAAGAGCCGGACTCTCGGCGGGATCACGCTCGGCCGGTTCAATAATCCGCAGGGGCTGGGCAAGCTTGGCAATAATCTCTACGCCATCTCCGCCGAATCCGGCCAGCCGATCTTAGGCGCGCCGAATTCTGCCGGCATGGGAAAGATTCTTCCAAATTCACTTGAACTGTCGAACGTCGATTTGGCTGAACAGTTTGTGAAGATGATCGAATTCCAGCGGGGATTTCAGGCCAATTCTCGCGTGATCACCGTTACGGACGGAATGCTCCAGGAACTCGTCAATCTGGTCCATTAATTAATTTGACGGGAGCGTCGGGGTTCCCTCCCCGGCGCTCCCGTCAAAGAGATGACGCTCTTCTCTCCTTGTTTGACACTTCTTTAAACTTTCCCTTCCCGCTCCTCGTCTGCGAATCAATTTAAACATAAATAATGGGCTGATCCTCACGTTTAGGCGCGTCTTTCTGAGGAGAGTGCCGCTGGCATAGACATTGCTACTCATGCCGGATGGACTGATACCATAGGGGAGTGATTCCGTGGCAGAGGAAGAAAAAAAAGGTGAGCCCGAAAAAAAAGAGCCGACCCCAAAAGGAGGCTCGAAAAAGAAATTAATCCTCATCGGCGGGGCGGCCCTCGTTCTCATCTTGGCGGGGGGAGGGTTCTTTCTAATGAAGAAAGGTTCTTCTGAAACCGCGGCGGTGACGGGGGAAAAACCGGTTCCTGCGAAAGCCTCTGCCGAGCATGGCGGGGAGAAGATGGAGGAAAAAGGGACGGGGATCATTTTGGATCTCGACCCCTTCGTCGTGAATTTGGCCGATACGCCAGAGATCCGATACCTCAAGGTGACGATCAAGCTGGAGCTGTCGAAAGCGGAGTATACCCAAGTGGTCAATGACCGCACCCCTCAAATCCGGGACTCGATGCTGATTCTCCTGAGTAGCAAAGAGTATGCGGCGATCCGAACGGTCGAAGGAAAGATGGAACTGCGGGATGAGATCCTTCAACGACTCAATACGATTTTAGGCCAGAAGGTCGTCAAGACCGCTTACTTTACCGATTTTGTGGCGCAATAGCCATTACTGCAAACGGGCCGTTCCCCGGGCCGCTCTCGTGAAACGCTTATGCCGGAAAAAATCTTATCTCAGGAAGAGGTCGATGCCCTTCTCAAAGGGGTCAGCGATGGAAAGGTCAGCACCCGTCCGACCGCGGCGCCGCTGCAGGGGGTTCAATCGTATGACTTTTCCATCCGTGACCCGATTCCTCCCGGGGGGATGTCGGGCCTGGAATTCGCCCATGAGCGTTTCGCCCGTTTTTTTCAAGCCGCGCTCTCTTCTGCGGTCCGGAAAGAGATCGGGGTTCAGCCGATGCCGATTCAGGTCCTCTCCTTTGAGGCGTTTATGAAGGATATCCCGGCCCCGATCAGCCTCAGCCTGGTGAAGGTGGAGCCGCTGAAAGGCCAGGCGGTCATCCTAATGAAGGCCGAAACCCTCTATACCCTTCTCGATCTCCTCTTTGGAGGGAGCGGTCAGGGCGAGGGGAAACCCGCTGCGACGGAGTTTACGCCGATTGAGCAGCGGGTGATCCGGAGGGTGATCGGGATGATTCTCGAGGAGTTCCAAAAGGCCTGGGCGCCGCTTTTCCCGCTTAAGGCCTCATTGATCCGTTCCGAGAGCAATCCCCAATTTACCAAGGTGATGAGTCCGGCCGAGTCGGTGATCCGGATTTCTTTCAAAATGCAGATTGAAGAGCAAGCGAGAGAGATTCTGCTTGCCCTTCCTTATAACGCCATGGAGCCGGTTTTTGAAAAGCTCGTCGGCGGTTTACAGGGTGCTGCACGAGAGGTCGATCCGGAGTGGACCGCCCGTTTTCGGTCCGAGGTCACCGACTGTTGGGTTTCGATGACGGCGGAATTGGGCGCGGCCGTTTTGACGGTTCAGCAAATTACGCAGCTGGCGGTGGGAGATGTCATTGTTCTCGAGAAAAAAGTGGATGACGACTTGGAAATGAAGGTGGAAGGAAGACCGAAATTTCGAGGGCACCCCGGCGTTCATCGAGGGAAACCCGCTTTTCAGATCTCTTCACTGATTCGTTAGGGAGGTAGCGCATGGCAAATGAGGATCCCAAAGCCGGTGTCGGCGCGCCAAAGGCGGCCGGTGCTCCGGCCGCTCCGGCCAAACGCCCGGCGGCGCCCGAACCGAAGCCG
Proteins encoded in this window:
- a CDS encoding flagellar hook-length control protein FliK, with translation MSRAGEKSDRFQKVLEQVSNPSETPLVEKEKAPLNLTVGAMLSLSASGFYPVDGKEEKKDPLPDAKGEEASPDPVAADPALMAAAGFTIPPATMIQTTAEQNPLPNGPSLPQPPAIAKDLLGMTLPSLGVQPAPKQVNLKAVADTPEMEPQEERSGPIGPTDQKVTEAEAPSKQVSRSDSSGSDRPSSASALIKEEVPPLISGEAHSQKAAAHPGSAPSATPEGASPTGFHSFLKAESVPATGKENNLLSTSSDTGQERSEGAGTEKRSKGSESVPLFANEMTTNLTALSPSTVHANDRIENGVRPSDSVQSKGTPGLAPPEGLPDGRQLLHQIAEKWTLSHGKDEHSFRLRLEPETLGTLQIDISVRQERVVAEVVTKHPYVKAILEGNQELLRGTLADQGLKVDRFSVSLGNPGQASLGWENQLRQRGTDAPFYGSGASLFSAEGGEISADQRWMIQEARGAINIYI
- a CDS encoding flagellar hook assembly protein FlgD is translated as MAINATQATQTTPPTQSTAVTQAVNQLGADTFLRLLTAQLQFQDPLQPMDSTQFVTQLAQFSQVEKAVDMNKSIGTLTQYMASINNYSAAGLIGKNVQVEGSTIPVNGNTSPTLSYQLGGDAKQVLIQISDREGNVVRSLRAGAQPAGLQTVTWNGLDDQGNRLPSGEYTLNVAAVDGSGQPVQATTYTHGQVTGVTFENNIAYLMVNGARVPASGVLRIDN
- a CDS encoding flagellar hook protein FlgE, producing the protein MAILTSLFSSVSGINAFGTGLSVVSNNIANMATVGFKDSSIAFADVIGGNLSGASSGSEVGHGVSVNSIRSQFTQGSFETTGNGLDLALDGDGFFQLQSPAGAEAFTRAGLFSVNKDGFIVNPDGLFLQGYQADPTGNLSGQVGNLNVPSTTFPPQATTALDLVANIDSRATAPAAFDVNNPTTTSNFSTSLSVFDSLGNGHLVSVYFRKDAPVVPAPSGGNTWQWFAVVNANDSASGTAQIQAQGTLTFTPNGELDTEATGVSPTGGFDFSGGAAQNQAISLDFGNSITTDGGTGMDGVTQFGSTSAVLNQIQDGYGSGSLQRISVNNDGLITGLFTNGKSRTLGGITLGRFNNPQGLGKLGNNLYAISAESGQPILGAPNSAGMGKILPNSLELSNVDLAEQFVKMIEFQRGFQANSRVITVTDGMLQELVNLVH
- a CDS encoding flagellar basal body-associated FliL family protein, translating into MAEEEKKGEPEKKEPTPKGGSKKKLILIGGAALVLILAGGGFFLMKKGSSETAAVTGEKPVPAKASAEHGGEKMEEKGTGIILDLDPFVVNLADTPEIRYLKVTIKLELSKAEYTQVVNDRTPQIRDSMLILLSSKEYAAIRTVEGKMELRDEILQRLNTILGQKVVKTAYFTDFVAQ
- the fliM gene encoding flagellar motor switch protein FliM, whose translation is MPEKILSQEEVDALLKGVSDGKVSTRPTAAPLQGVQSYDFSIRDPIPPGGMSGLEFAHERFARFFQAALSSAVRKEIGVQPMPIQVLSFEAFMKDIPAPISLSLVKVEPLKGQAVILMKAETLYTLLDLLFGGSGQGEGKPAATEFTPIEQRVIRRVIGMILEEFQKAWAPLFPLKASLIRSESNPQFTKVMSPAESVIRISFKMQIEEQAREILLALPYNAMEPVFEKLVGGLQGAAREVDPEWTARFRSEVTDCWVSMTAELGAAVLTVQQITQLAVGDVIVLEKKVDDDLEMKVEGRPKFRGHPGVHRGKPAFQISSLIR